A genomic window from Aurantimicrobium photophilum includes:
- a CDS encoding M48 family metalloprotease, with product MYSAIAANKRNTIFIMLVFLVIIGGLGWFAAYMYGDINIAIFTVVIAAAYAFFQYYLASSQALSMAGAIEIQKADNPRLFRIVENLCIATGTPMPKVYIINDQAPNAFATGRDPQHASVAATSGLLDLMDDAELEGIMAHELGHVRNYDIRVSMIVFGLVVAVGFLADMLVRMSFFAGNRRDDNGGGGNPVVMIFGLVAMIIAPLVATMVQLAISRQREYLADATGALTTRHPEALASALQKLGAYGRPMQKQSSSMAHMWIADPEKPSLAERMLSTHPPIAERIERLHEMGGKF from the coding sequence ATGTATTCCGCAATCGCCGCGAATAAGCGCAACACCATCTTCATCATGTTGGTGTTCCTCGTGATCATTGGCGGTTTGGGGTGGTTCGCTGCCTATATGTATGGCGATATCAATATCGCCATTTTCACAGTGGTGATTGCTGCCGCCTATGCCTTCTTCCAGTACTACCTCGCTAGTTCACAGGCGCTCTCGATGGCAGGAGCCATCGAGATTCAGAAGGCAGACAACCCGCGGTTGTTCCGCATTGTGGAGAACCTCTGCATTGCCACAGGAACTCCCATGCCCAAGGTTTACATCATCAACGACCAAGCCCCCAATGCTTTTGCCACGGGCCGTGACCCCCAGCATGCCTCAGTTGCGGCCACATCGGGCTTGCTTGATCTGATGGATGACGCTGAGCTCGAGGGCATCATGGCTCATGAGCTTGGTCACGTGCGCAACTATGACATCCGCGTCTCCATGATTGTGTTTGGGCTTGTTGTCGCCGTCGGCTTCCTGGCCGACATGCTCGTTCGGATGTCGTTCTTTGCCGGCAACCGCCGAGACGACAACGGTGGGGGAGGTAACCCGGTCGTGATGATCTTTGGCCTGGTTGCCATGATCATTGCCCCGCTGGTGGCCACCATGGTGCAATTAGCCATTTCCCGCCAGCGTGAATACCTCGCAGATGCCACGGGAGCACTCACCACCCGTCACCCCGAGGCTTTAGCTAGTGCCCTGCAGAAGCTGGGTGCCTATGGTCGCCCCATGCAAAAGCAGAGCTCGAGCATGGCACACATGTGGATTGCAGACCCAGAAAAGCCAAGTCTAGCAGAGCGCATGCTCTCAACCCACCCACCCATCGCGGAGCGCATCGAGCGTCTCCACGAAATGGGTGGAAAGTTCTAG
- a CDS encoding LemA family protein, whose protein sequence is MDVLLPVLGLIVVVAAIVGIYLWSTYNALVTLNVRVDEAWSDITVQLKRRADLIPNLIETVKGYAAHEKGVFEAVTKARAESLSASTPAAAAEAEGHMQAALKSIFAVAEAYPQLHASENFLQLQGELVDTEDKIQAARRFYNGGVREFNTKILTFPNNMWANKLKFDKRDFFDVADAAAIAEPPRIQF, encoded by the coding sequence ATGGATGTACTGCTCCCCGTACTTGGACTCATTGTCGTTGTCGCCGCCATCGTTGGCATTTACCTCTGGTCGACCTATAACGCACTGGTTACCCTTAACGTGCGCGTGGATGAGGCATGGAGCGACATCACGGTACAGCTCAAGCGCCGAGCAGACTTGATTCCCAACCTGATTGAAACAGTCAAGGGTTATGCCGCCCACGAAAAGGGCGTCTTCGAAGCCGTCACCAAAGCACGTGCAGAGTCACTCTCGGCCAGCACCCCAGCTGCTGCGGCAGAAGCTGAAGGCCACATGCAGGCAGCTCTGAAGAGCATCTTCGCTGTTGCAGAGGCCTACCCCCAGCTGCACGCCAGTGAGAACTTTCTCCAGCTCCAAGGTGAGCTTGTCGACACCGAAGACAAGATTCAGGCAGCACGCCGTTTCTACAACGGTGGCGTTCGTGAGTTCAACACCAAGATCCTCACCTTCCCCAACAACATGTGGGCAAACAAGCTGAAGTTCGACAAGCGCGACTTCTTCGATGTTGCAGATGCTGCAGCTATCGCCGAGCCTCCACGTATTCAGTTCTAA
- a CDS encoding MFS transporter: MSSPRSRRIHPAWIVAAVGFLALVGAAGFRAAPSVMMVPLEQEFGWNRTTISTAIGLNILLYGLMAPFAAALMARFGMRKVSAFALIMIASGSALSTLVVSPWMLMMTWGVMIGLGTGSMAMVFAATITNTWFYARKGLVSGVLSAGSATGQLVFLSTYAGLVETNGWRFVSIVVSLSALAVVPLVLIFMKDSPAKLGILRFGETPEIAAKVASDAAQNPAPTNPAKNAQVTLVDASKNKTFWALAIGFAICGATTNGLIGAHFIPSAHDHGMPETTAAGLLAVVGIFDVFGTIASGWLTDRVNPRLLLALYYFGRGIALMLLPVLLSDAIHPSLILFVVIYGLDWVATVPPTIAICNEVFGKKGPVVFGWVFASHQVGASIAALAAGVIRDQTGEYTLAWFGAAALCAVAAWISFRIRNAPAPVS; this comes from the coding sequence ATGTCTTCCCCGCGTTCACGAAGAATTCACCCTGCCTGGATTGTGGCAGCAGTAGGATTCCTCGCACTCGTGGGCGCTGCCGGATTCCGAGCCGCACCAAGTGTGATGATGGTTCCCTTGGAACAAGAATTCGGCTGGAACCGCACCACTATTTCGACCGCCATCGGACTCAATATCTTGCTCTATGGCTTGATGGCGCCGTTCGCTGCCGCGCTGATGGCGCGCTTTGGTATGCGGAAGGTTTCTGCGTTCGCGCTGATCATGATTGCCTCCGGAAGCGCCTTGAGCACTTTGGTGGTGAGCCCGTGGATGCTCATGATGACCTGGGGTGTCATGATTGGCCTGGGCACGGGCTCGATGGCGATGGTCTTTGCTGCCACGATTACTAACACCTGGTTCTACGCTCGCAAAGGCTTGGTCTCAGGTGTGCTTTCCGCTGGAAGCGCGACCGGTCAGTTGGTTTTCCTCTCCACCTATGCCGGCTTGGTCGAAACTAACGGTTGGCGCTTCGTTTCGATTGTGGTTTCCCTTTCTGCTTTAGCGGTAGTTCCTCTCGTTCTCATTTTCATGAAGGACTCCCCTGCCAAGCTGGGCATTCTTCGCTTTGGCGAAACACCAGAGATTGCCGCCAAGGTCGCTTCTGATGCTGCCCAGAACCCGGCACCCACTAACCCTGCAAAGAATGCTCAGGTCACGCTTGTTGACGCATCCAAGAACAAGACCTTCTGGGCTCTAGCTATTGGCTTTGCCATTTGTGGTGCCACAACTAATGGCTTGATTGGCGCCCACTTCATTCCTTCAGCTCACGACCACGGCATGCCCGAAACCACGGCCGCTGGATTGTTGGCCGTGGTGGGCATTTTCGATGTGTTCGGAACGATTGCCTCGGGTTGGCTGACTGACCGCGTCAACCCTCGCCTACTGCTGGCGCTGTACTACTTTGGCCGTGGCATCGCACTAATGCTTTTGCCCGTGCTCCTCTCTGATGCCATTCACCCCAGCCTGATTCTTTTTGTCGTGATCTATGGCCTGGACTGGGTGGCCACCGTTCCACCCACCATTGCCATTTGTAATGAAGTATTTGGAAAGAAAGGCCCTGTCGTCTTTGGTTGGGTCTTTGCCTCGCACCAGGTTGGTGCTTCTATCGCCGCATTGGCAGCCGGTGTTATCCGTGACCAAACCGGTGAATACACCCTGGCTTGGTTTGGTGCTGCGGCATTATGTGCTGTGGCAGCGTGGATCAGCTTCCGTATTCGCAATGCACCTGCACCTGTCTCCTAA